In Sphingobacteriaceae bacterium, the following proteins share a genomic window:
- a CDS encoding agmatinase: MTREEKIKNFDANGIGQLNDGMFGLPFSLEECETVLIPVPWEVTVSYGGGTADGPKAILDASYQVDLYDPFVKDAWKKGIAMDELSDEVRTKSNELRQSAERYIDALANGANEHNEDMIKVSAHIKNECLWLNTWVKNRVLHFLNQNKCVGLVGGDHSTPLGMMQALAEKFENFAILQIDAHADLRDAYEGFEFSHASIMFNALKIKQVEKLVQVGIRDYCEDELNIINDSNGRVKTFFDRDIKYAQYNGDSWDRICNRIVNELPQHIYLSFDIDGLDPKLCPNTGTPVAGGFETEQVLFLLEKIVSSGRKIIAFDLNEVSPAEENDWDANVAARLLYRIANMAALSQKK; the protein is encoded by the coding sequence ATGACTAGAGAAGAAAAAATAAAAAACTTTGACGCAAACGGAATTGGTCAATTAAACGATGGAATGTTTGGTTTACCTTTTTCATTAGAAGAATGTGAAACGGTACTAATTCCTGTTCCATGGGAAGTTACAGTGAGCTACGGTGGCGGCACCGCTGATGGCCCCAAAGCCATATTAGACGCAAGTTACCAGGTAGATCTCTATGATCCATTTGTAAAAGATGCCTGGAAAAAAGGAATCGCCATGGATGAGTTGAGCGACGAGGTAAGAACTAAAAGCAATGAGTTACGTCAATCTGCTGAACGTTATATCGATGCGCTTGCTAATGGTGCTAACGAACACAATGAAGATATGATCAAAGTTTCTGCACACATTAAAAACGAATGTTTGTGGTTAAACACCTGGGTGAAAAACCGCGTGCTTCATTTTTTAAATCAAAACAAATGTGTTGGACTGGTTGGTGGCGATCACTCCACACCACTGGGAATGATGCAGGCTTTAGCAGAAAAATTCGAAAACTTCGCCATCCTTCAAATAGATGCCCATGCCGATCTTCGTGATGCATACGAAGGTTTTGAGTTTTCTCACGCTTCTATTATGTTTAATGCTTTAAAAATTAAACAGGTTGAAAAATTAGTGCAGGTTGGTATCCGCGATTACTGTGAAGATGAACTGAACATTATAAATGATAGTAATGGAAGGGTGAAAACGTTTTTTGATCGCGACATTAAATACGCGCAATATAATGGAGATAGCTGGGACCGGATTTGTAACCGCATTGTAAACGAGTTACCTCAGCATATTTATTTGAGCTTTGATATTGACGGACTTGATCCGAAATTATGTCCGAATACTGGAACCCCTGTTGCTGGTGGATTTGAAACGGAGCAAGTTTTGTTTCTACTCGAAAAAATCGTAAGCAGCGGTAGAAAAATTATTGCTTTCGATTTAAACGAGGTTAGTCCTGCTGAGGAAAATGACTGGGATGCAAATGTGGCCGCCCGTTTACTTTACCGTATTGCCAACATGGCTGCACTAAGTCAAAAAAAATAA
- the pdxH gene encoding pyridoxamine 5'-phosphate oxidase, whose translation MEDLKNHITKLREDFTKGTLSEADVSTEPLNQFTLWLQQAVDSRIPEVQAMNLSTVSQNGRPSSRIVYLREFDQAGFSFYTNYNSKKGTELQNNPYASLTFFWPELERQIRIEGKVEKASAVQSDAYYNARPYDSKIGAWASNQSHSIFSRGDLEIKIEEIKKLNTPEAIKRPDFWGGFVLQADYFEFWQGRKSRLHDRIVYTLENNYWKITRLAP comes from the coding sequence ATGGAAGACTTGAAAAATCACATCACCAAACTGAGAGAAGACTTTACAAAAGGAACTCTTAGCGAAGCCGATGTTAGCACCGAGCCGCTAAATCAGTTTACGCTGTGGCTACAACAAGCTGTAGATTCAAGGATTCCCGAAGTTCAGGCGATGAATCTTTCTACCGTTTCACAAAATGGACGTCCCTCTTCCCGAATAGTTTACCTCAGAGAATTTGATCAAGCGGGTTTTTCTTTCTATACAAACTACAATTCTAAAAAAGGAACTGAACTTCAGAATAATCCCTATGCAAGCCTCACTTTTTTTTGGCCAGAATTAGAAAGACAAATTCGCATTGAAGGCAAAGTAGAAAAAGCAAGCGCTGTACAAAGTGATGCCTATTATAATGCGAGACCTTACGATTCCAAAATTGGCGCATGGGCAAGCAATCAAAGTCACAGTATTTTTTCACGTGGCGATTTAGAAATAAAAATTGAAGAAATAAAAAAACTGAATACTCCTGAAGCCATTAAACGTCCTGACTTCTGGGGAGGATTCGTTTTGCAGGCAGACTATTTTGAATTCTGGCAGGGAAGAAAAAGTCGTCTTCATGATAGAATTGTTTACACCTTAGAAAATAACTACTGGAAAATTACAAGACTCGCACCCTAA